One segment of Primulina tabacum isolate GXHZ01 chromosome 6, ASM2559414v2, whole genome shotgun sequence DNA contains the following:
- the LOC142549039 gene encoding oxaloacetate tautomerase FAHD1, mitochondrial-like isoform X1 yields MFALIQVSSPLSNLLTGRYRVSKTLSRSLKMASSASAYQNLLAVSTKIIAVGRNYAAHAKELGNAIPKEPVLFMKPTSSYLENGGKIEVPEPLEALDHEVELAVVIGQRARNVSEAVAMNYVGGYALALDMTAREIQSAAKSAGLPWTTAKGRDTFTPISSVLPPSKVPDPHSLELWLKVDGEIRQKGSTSDMIFKIPLLISHISSLFTLFEGDVILTGTPEGVGPVKIGQKIEAGITGLFDIHFDVGRR; encoded by the exons ATGTTTGCTCTGATCCAAGTTTCATCGCCGTTGAGTAACCTTCTGACCGGGAGGTATAGAGTTTCTAAAACATTGTCGAGATCACTGAAAATGGCCAGCTCAGCATCAGCATATCAGAATCTCCTTGCTGTCAGCACAAAAATCATTGCTGTTGGACGCAACTATGCCGCACATGCGAAAGAACTTGGAAATGCCATTCctaaa GAACCAGTGCTCTTTATGAAGCCAACATCATCGTATCTGGAAAATGGTGGGAAAATTGAAGTGCCGGAGCCGCTGGAGGCACTGGATCACGAGGTTGAGCTGGCTGTGGTCATTGGTCAGCGTGCCCGCAATGTATCTGAAGCAGTGGCCATGAATTATGTTGGAG GTTATGCTCTTGCTTTGGATATGACTGCAAGGGAGATCCAATCGGCTGCAAAG TCTGCAGGTCTTCCTTGGACCACAGCTAAGGGCCGAGATACCTTCACGCCTATCAGCTCTGTT TTGCCCCCTTCGAAGGTGCCAGACCCTCATAGTTTAGAATTATGGTTAAAG GTTGATGGAGAAATACGACAGAAAGGCTCCACGAGTGATATGATATTTAAGATCCCGTTGTTGATCAGCCACATCAGTTCTCTCTTTACGCTTTTTGAGGGAGATGTCATTCTGACAG GCACTCCTGAAGGTGTTGGTCCGGTTAAGATCGGTCAAAAGATTGAAGCTGGAATTACAGGTTTGTTCGACATACACTTTGATGTtggaagaagatga
- the LOC142549039 gene encoding oxaloacetate tautomerase FAHD1, mitochondrial-like isoform X2 translates to MASSASAYQNLLAVSTKIIAVGRNYAAHAKELGNAIPKEPVLFMKPTSSYLENGGKIEVPEPLEALDHEVELAVVIGQRARNVSEAVAMNYVGGYALALDMTAREIQSAAKSAGLPWTTAKGRDTFTPISSVLPPSKVPDPHSLELWLKVDGEIRQKGSTSDMIFKIPLLISHISSLFTLFEGDVILTGTPEGVGPVKIGQKIEAGITGLFDIHFDVGRR, encoded by the exons ATGGCCAGCTCAGCATCAGCATATCAGAATCTCCTTGCTGTCAGCACAAAAATCATTGCTGTTGGACGCAACTATGCCGCACATGCGAAAGAACTTGGAAATGCCATTCctaaa GAACCAGTGCTCTTTATGAAGCCAACATCATCGTATCTGGAAAATGGTGGGAAAATTGAAGTGCCGGAGCCGCTGGAGGCACTGGATCACGAGGTTGAGCTGGCTGTGGTCATTGGTCAGCGTGCCCGCAATGTATCTGAAGCAGTGGCCATGAATTATGTTGGAG GTTATGCTCTTGCTTTGGATATGACTGCAAGGGAGATCCAATCGGCTGCAAAG TCTGCAGGTCTTCCTTGGACCACAGCTAAGGGCCGAGATACCTTCACGCCTATCAGCTCTGTT TTGCCCCCTTCGAAGGTGCCAGACCCTCATAGTTTAGAATTATGGTTAAAG GTTGATGGAGAAATACGACAGAAAGGCTCCACGAGTGATATGATATTTAAGATCCCGTTGTTGATCAGCCACATCAGTTCTCTCTTTACGCTTTTTGAGGGAGATGTCATTCTGACAG GCACTCCTGAAGGTGTTGGTCCGGTTAAGATCGGTCAAAAGATTGAAGCTGGAATTACAGGTTTGTTCGACATACACTTTGATGTtggaagaagatga
- the LOC142549038 gene encoding uncharacterized protein LOC142549038: MPCDKELRNRTVQKIARFMYQAAISFNAAHLDSFKEMIEAIGQYGPNLKPPSYHELRVPLLQKKIAYTNELLKENRDECEKYGCSIMSDGWTDRKHRTLINFLVNSPKGTMFLESVDASAHVKTGTLLYELLDRFVERVGEKNVVQVITDNGSYYVLAGKLLQAKRPNLFWTPCAAHCIDLMLEDIGKIEVVRKTISRAIALVGYIYNHGGVLHMMREFTGNKELARHGVTHFATTFLILQSLHKRQKALKRMFIST, translated from the exons ATGCCTTGTGATAAAGAGCTTAGAAATCGAACAGTTCAAAAGATAGCTCGTTTCATGTATCAAGCTGCGATTTCTTTCAATGCTGCCCATTTAGATAGCTTCAAGGAAATGATTGAAGCCATAGGTCAGTACGGGCCGAATTTGAAACCACCAAGTTATCATGAATTGAGGGTACCACTTTTACAGAAAAAAATTGCCTACACAAATGAGTTGTTGAAAGAAAACAGAGATGAATGTGAGAAATATGGTTGCTCAATTATGTCTGATGGGTGGACTGATAGGAAGCATAGAACATTGATCAACTTTTTGGTTAATTCACCCAAAGGAACAATGTTCTTGGAATCTGTGGATGCATCCGCCCATGTCAAGACTGGAACCCTGTTATATGAGTTGCTTGATAGATTTGTAGAGCGTGTGGGAGAGAAAAATGTCGTGCAAGTGATTACAGACAATGGCAGCTATTATGTTTTAGCTG GTAAACTTCTACAAGCAAAAAGACCGAATTTGTTTTGGACTCCATGTGCTGCtcattgcattgatttgatgcTAGAGGATATTGGCAAAATTGAGGTGGTTCGGAAGACTATTTCTAGAGCAATTGCTCTTGTTGGTTACATTTACAATCATGGAGGTGTTTTGCACATGATGAGAGAATTTACTGGAAACAAAGAGCTGGCAAGACATGGAGTCACCCATTTTGCTACTACATTTCTCATTTTGCAAAGCCTCCACAAACGACAAAAGGCTTTGAAGAGAATGTTCATATCAACATAG
- the LOC142548312 gene encoding uncharacterized protein LOC142548312, with protein sequence MCPLVMVLRIADNETRPAMGYIYEAMDRAKETILKSFDNNREKCKKVLEFIDARWDNQLHHPLHAAGYYLNPYFYYHNPKVETDAEVTNGLFACIQRLIPSHDVRDKIIMEELPVYKNSESLFGNEFAIRARNNKDQPMVPEFAIKVFSLTCSASGCERNWSIFEHIHSKKRNRLDHKKLRDLVYVKYNQTLKARAAKKDKRDPIVLRNIDDCNNEWLIGMMEAGEEPVFDDDDDTLTWNVVAEAAGVEEETRHTRQQRTSNPIYRGASTSRGKGRGGRRGRMTSQTTHALQSPMDVDEESTDEGEFDDDVLKDDYSDIDENVEDGDVDEMIELESD encoded by the exons ATGTGTCCTCTAGTGATGGTTCTTCGCATTGCCGACAATGAAACAAGGCCAGCGATGGGTTATATCTATGAAGCTATGGACAGAGCAAAAGAAACAATTCTCAAGTCTTTTGATAACAACAGAGAGAAATGTAAAAAAGTGTTAGAATTTATTGATGCTAGATGGGATAATCAGCTTCATCATCCTTTGCACGCGGCAGGATACTACTTAAACCCATATTTTTACTATCACAATCCGAAAGTTGAGACGGATGCAGAAGTCACAAATGGGTTGTTTGCATGCATACAAAGATTGATTCCAAGCCATGACGTGAGGGATAAGATTATTATGGAGGAGTTGCCGGTATATAAGAACTCGGAGTCATTGTTCGGCAACGAATTTGCCATTAGAGCAAGGAATAATAAAGACCAACCAATGGTGCCTG aatttgctATTAAAGTTTTTAGCCTCACATGTAGTGCTTCGGGTTGTGAAAGGAATTGGAGCATATTTGAGCAT ATACATTCAAAGAAAAGGAATAGACTTGATCACAAGAAACTAAGAGATTTGGTATATGTGAAGTACAATCAAACACTCAAGGCTCGTGCGGCTAAGAAGGATAAAAGAGATCCTATAGTTTTGAGGAATATTGATGATTGTAATAATGAGTGGTTGATTGGAATGATGGAAGCTGGAGAGGAACCTGtttttgatgatgatgatgatactTTGACATGGAACGTTGTAGCAGAGGCTGCTGGAGTAGAAGAAGAAACCAGACATACTAGACAACAACGGACCTCGAaccctatttataggggagctTCAACTTCTAGAGGCAAAGGTAGGGGAGGACGAAGAGGTCGGATGACAAGCCAAACTACTCATGCTCTACAATCACCAATGGATGTAGATGAAGAATCTACTGACGAGGGAGAGTTTGATGATGATGTGTTGAAAGATGATTATTCAGACATTGATGAAAATGTGGAGGATGGTGATGTAGATGAAATGATTGAATTAGAAAGTGATTGA